A genomic window from Candidatus Nealsonbacteria bacterium includes:
- a CDS encoding intein-containing DNA gyrase subunit B, producing the protein MDKENKKEYTSKDIFVLEGLDPVRKRPGMYVGSTGPDGLHHLIKECLDNSLDEAIAGYAKNIEISLLPNNRVSVTDDGRGIPVDVHAQTKKSALETVMTTLHAGGKFGGDAYKISGGLHGVGISVVCALSNFLRAEVSRDGFKYSQEYVKGKVKTKLVNEGKTNKRGTTIIFEPDVEIFKDITFNAKKIISNLRQQAYLTKGTRITFNDLRDSKNEKKYLFYFEGGILSYIKHLTRGIQKQHPNIFYCFGNKDEVITEVSFVYTEEFESYEESFTNNIITKEGGSHLTGFRSALTRTLNDYARKNGILKSGDDNLSGEDVREGLTAVVSVKIREPQFEGQTKGKLGNPEVKPAVEVVVSEALTDFFERNPQDARSIVEKCLISSKARKAARAARETVLRKGILEGLSLPGKLSDCSSRKPEESELYIVEGDSAGGCFSGDTEVALVDGRSLSFKNLIKEEKQGKRNYCYTIKDDGTVGIELITHPRRTKKNVEVIKVILDNGEEITCTPDHKFMMRDGSYKEARNIDTQDSLMPLNRKFSEIGNGITIKGYEMIFDNKNGKWIFIHLLSDKYNLEKGKYLKKDGSDRHHIDFDKLNNNPENIRRMTKEDHLCHHREMLKYGLHREDVKDKCRKKRQTKEYREKISAIMSTPEMREMLSKRAKKQWENEEYKNFMVSKFLEFYEANEKYRERNRKALYNNQKEYWGDSENRKKQAKKIKEYFENNPEKKEKLVMEAKKQWKDEELLKWRAQETKKQWTPEFRKRRKASYDNTYREKALKLMKEIVENNGEIDKGKYNQKRIELRDKSILRYDTICERFFENKEEKLKEAVANYNHKVKRVERLQEKIDVYDIEVKKTHNFALSSGVFVHNSCKGARDRKFQAILPLKGKILNVERARLDKILASKEIKSLIIALGTAVAEDFNINKLRYHRIIIMSDADSDGNHIKTLLLTLFYRYFRPLIDLGYLYVAQPPLYKIQAGKRVEYAYTDDDKRRVLDSMKKDKDEDKVAGLNIQRYKGLGEMNPSQLWETTMNPDNRILIRVEIEDVKEADRMFDVLMGEEVLPRKKFIQAHAKKVSNLDI; encoded by the coding sequence TTATGCTAAAAATATAGAAATATCCTTATTGCCTAATAATCGAGTTAGTGTTACTGATGATGGGCGAGGAATTCCGGTAGATGTTCATGCCCAAACTAAGAAATCTGCCCTTGAGACAGTTATGACTACTTTGCATGCCGGAGGTAAATTCGGAGGAGATGCTTATAAAATATCGGGAGGATTACATGGAGTGGGAATTTCTGTTGTTTGTGCTCTTTCTAATTTTTTAAGAGCAGAGGTATCAAGAGATGGTTTTAAATATTCTCAAGAATATGTAAAGGGAAAGGTTAAAACGAAATTAGTAAATGAAGGCAAGACTAATAAAAGGGGAACTACGATTATATTTGAGCCGGATGTTGAGATTTTTAAAGACATAACATTTAACGCTAAGAAAATAATTAGTAACCTTCGACAACAAGCCTATCTTACTAAGGGAACAAGGATTACTTTTAATGATTTGCGTGATTCAAAAAATGAAAAGAAATACTTATTTTATTTTGAAGGAGGAATTTTATCTTATATTAAACACTTAACCAGGGGGATTCAAAAACAACATCCCAACATCTTTTATTGTTTCGGAAATAAGGATGAAGTTATTACCGAAGTATCTTTTGTTTACACGGAAGAGTTTGAGTCCTACGAGGAGAGTTTTACTAATAATATAATTACTAAAGAGGGGGGCAGTCATCTTACCGGTTTTCGCTCTGCTCTTACAAGAACCCTAAATGATTATGCAAGAAAGAATGGTATCCTGAAGTCTGGTGATGATAATCTTAGTGGAGAGGATGTTAGAGAGGGATTAACTGCAGTTGTTTCTGTTAAAATAAGGGAACCTCAATTTGAAGGTCAAACTAAGGGGAAATTAGGAAACCCTGAGGTAAAACCTGCGGTTGAAGTTGTAGTTTCTGAAGCATTGACTGACTTTTTTGAGAGAAATCCTCAGGATGCAAGGAGTATTGTTGAGAAATGTTTAATTTCTTCAAAGGCAAGAAAAGCTGCTCGAGCAGCAAGAGAGACTGTTTTAAGAAAGGGAATATTAGAAGGACTTTCGTTACCGGGGAAGCTATCTGATTGTAGTTCCAGGAAGCCTGAAGAATCAGAACTCTATATTGTGGAGGGAGATTCTGCCGGAGGGTGTTTTTCAGGAGATACAGAAGTTGCTCTAGTAGATGGGAGAAGCTTGTCTTTTAAAAATCTTATCAAAGAGGAAAAACAAGGGAAAAGAAATTACTGTTACACCATTAAAGACGATGGTACGGTTGGCATAGAATTAATTACTCATCCAAGAAGAACCAAGAAAAACGTAGAGGTAATAAAGGTTATTTTAGATAACGGAGAAGAGATTACTTGTACCCCTGATCATAAATTTATGATGAGGGACGGCTCTTACAAAGAAGCAAGGAATATCGACACTCAAGACTCTTTAATGCCACTAAATAGAAAGTTTTCTGAAATAGGAAATGGGATAACCATTAAGGGGTATGAAATGATTTTTGATAATAAAAATGGAAAATGGATTTTTATACATCTTTTATCAGACAAGTATAATCTTGAGAAAGGGAAATATTTGAAAAAAGATGGATCTGACAGGCATCATATTGATTTTGACAAACTAAACAATAATCCAGAGAATATAAGGCGAATGACGAAAGAAGATCATTTATGTCATCACAGAGAGATGCTAAAGTATGGTCTTCATCGAGAAGATGTTAAAGATAAATGTAGAAAAAAAAGACAAACAAAAGAATACAGAGAAAAGATTAGTGCGATTATGAGTACTCCGGAAATGAGAGAGATGTTAAGCAAGAGAGCAAAAAAGCAGTGGGAAAATGAAGAATATAAGAATTTTATGGTAAGTAAATTTCTGGAATTTTATGAGGCAAATGAAAAGTATCGGGAAAGAAATCGTAAGGCTTTATATAATAATCAAAAGGAGTATTGGGGCGACTCTGAAAATAGAAAAAAACAAGCGAAAAAAATAAAAGAATATTTTGAAAATAATCCTGAAAAAAAGGAAAAACTTGTCATGGAAGCAAAGAAGCAATGGAAAGACGAAGAGTTATTAAAGTGGAGGGCTCAAGAAACTAAGAAGCAGTGGACACCCGAATTTAGAAAAAGAAGAAAAGCTTCTTATGATAATACATATAGAGAAAAGGCATTGAAATTAATGAAGGAGATTGTTGAAAACAATGGAGAGATAGACAAAGGGAAGTACAACCAAAAAAGAATTGAGCTAAGAGATAAGAGTATTTTGCGATATGACACTATTTGTGAACGTTTTTTTGAGAACAAAGAAGAAAAATTAAAAGAGGCTGTTGCGAATTATAACCACAAGGTAAAAAGAGTTGAGAGACTTCAAGAGAAAATAGATGTTTATGATATTGAAGTTAAAAAGACTCATAACTTTGCTTTATCTTCTGGCGTCTTCGTTCATAACAGTTGTAAAGGAGCAAGAGATAGAAAGTTTCAAGCAATACTTCCATTAAAGGGAAAGATTTTGAATGTAGAAAGAGCTCGTTTGGATAAGATACTAGCCTCAAAAGAAATTAAGTCACTTATAATTGCGCTTGGTACTGCAGTAGCAGAAGATTTTAACATTAATAAGCTTAGATATCATAGAATTATTATTATGAGCGATGCTGATTCAGATGGAAATCATATTAAAACTTTACTTTTAACTTTGTTTTATAGATACTTTAGACCATTGATAGACCTGGGTTATCTTTATGTCGCACAGCCTCCTCTGTACAAAATTCAAGCCGGTAAGAGGGTGGAATATGCCTATACAGATGATGATAAGAGAAGAGTTCTGGACTCTATGAAGAAGGATAAGGATGAAGATAAGGTTGCAGGTTTGAATATTCAAAGATATAAAGGTTTGGGAGAAATGAATCCTTCTCAACTTTGGGAGACTACTATGAATCCTGATAATAGGATCTTAATAAGGGTTGAAATTGAAGATGTGAAAGAGGCAGATAGGATGTTTGATGTTCTTATGGGAGAAGAAGTTCTTCCAAGAAAAAAATTTATTCAAGCTCATGCCAAAAAGGTAAGCAATTTAGATATTTAG
- the secE gene encoding preprotein translocase subunit SecE encodes MEKKGLIIKIRTFFKEVRQETRKVNWPTKKEATRYTFIVIGISVAVAVILGGIDFVFVSILRNLVF; translated from the coding sequence ATGGAAAAAAAAGGATTAATTATTAAGATTCGGACTTTTTTTAAGGAGGTTCGTCAAGAAACAAGAAAGGTTAACTGGCCTACCAAAAAAGAGGCAACTAGGTATACTTTTATTGTTATCGGTATTTCGGTAGCGGTGGCTGTGATTCTCGGAGGAATTGACTTTGTTTTCGTGTCAATACTAAGGAATCTTGTATTTTAA